One Methanolobus sp. WCC4 DNA segment encodes these proteins:
- the hsp20 gene encoding archaeal heat shock protein Hsp20 has product MADKRKKRGFFDDIFNEGNFTDIEDIIEHMMEKFGIDLDDVEKQPFFYGFSVTAHPGEEPEIREFGNVFPDDDDEELDSVIQQFRVNERQPLIDVFEMDDRVYVTIELSDVDRDDIGLNVTETVLELKAENEEVLYSEKVDLPSSVDPDTAKATYRNGVLEVVMDVKELGVARSVHIG; this is encoded by the coding sequence ATGGCTGATAAAAGAAAAAAACGAGGTTTCTTTGACGATATCTTTAACGAAGGTAATTTCACTGATATTGAAGACATCATAGAGCATATGATGGAAAAGTTCGGTATCGACCTCGATGATGTTGAAAAGCAGCCATTCTTCTATGGTTTCTCTGTAACAGCTCATCCCGGGGAGGAGCCTGAGATAAGGGAGTTCGGTAATGTCTTCCCTGACGACGACGATGAGGAACTGGATTCAGTTATACAGCAGTTCAGGGTGAATGAAAGGCAACCTCTTATAGATGTCTTTGAGATGGATGACCGGGTCTATGTAACGATCGAGCTTTCTGATGTGGACAGGGACGATATAGGCCTGAATGTTACTGAAACCGTACTTGAGCTTAAAGCAGAGAATGAGGAAGTGCTCTATTCTGAGAAGGTCGACCTTCCTTCAAGTGTTGACCCGGATACTGCAAAGGCGACATATCGTAATGGTGTCCTTGAGGTAGTAATGGATGTGAAAGAGCTTGGGGTCGCTCGCTCGGTCCATATCGGATAA
- a CDS encoding thioredoxin family protein, whose amino-acid sequence MVKVTLVHSEWCHFCPTAKKMWRELSEQCDFEYEEVELDTPEGKELAKKFKIRSIPTTIIDDEVAFVGVPDKTQASNVCDAS is encoded by the coding sequence ATGGTAAAGGTTACTTTAGTTCATTCTGAATGGTGTCATTTCTGTCCTACTGCAAAGAAGATGTGGCGGGAATTAAGTGAGCAATGCGATTTCGAATACGAGGAAGTAGAACTGGACACTCCTGAAGGAAAAGAGCTTGCAAAGAAGTTCAAGATCCGTTCCATACCTACAACGATAATTGATGATGAGGTTGCCTTTGTAGGAGTTCCTGATAAAACACAGGCAAGCAATGTTTGTGATGCCAGTTGA
- a CDS encoding homocysteine biosynthesis protein, with protein sequence MVKKTIHEINSRIRDGSVSVVTAEEMVHIVGELGAEGAAKEVDVVTTGTFGAMCSSGVWLNFGHSEPPIKMQKVFLNDVEAYTGVAAVDAFIGATQISETLGMDYGGAHVIEDLIRGKSVNLHAISHGTDCYPRKVLDTTLTLEDMNQAIMMNPRNAYQKYNAATNSTKSTIHTYMGSLLPSFGNVTYSGAGVLSPLSNDPDYMTIGTGTRIFLGGTQGYITGQGTQHSSGGGFGTMMVQGDLKNMSPDYVRAANFAGYGTSLYLGMGVPIPILNEQIAQATAVTDADITTNILDYGVPSRDRPAVRQVTYAELRSGSVEIDGRDVPTSSMSSFKKSRMIASELKEWIARGDFFVSMPAERLPKDVSARPMKQTEGIALVSDIMAVSVVTIGMGASIYDAAKTIMDTDFNHLPVVDENECLVGIITAWDISKAVSQNKFDLVEDIMTRKVITSSADERVAVVARRMDQDSVSAMPVINKGRRVIGMITSDDISKLYARRS encoded by the coding sequence ATGGTTAAGAAAACAATTCATGAGATCAACAGCAGAATAAGGGACGGAAGTGTCAGCGTGGTCACTGCCGAGGAAATGGTCCACATAGTCGGTGAACTGGGTGCAGAGGGCGCTGCAAAGGAAGTCGATGTGGTAACTACCGGTACTTTCGGTGCAATGTGCTCGTCCGGTGTATGGTTGAACTTCGGTCATTCGGAACCTCCTATCAAGATGCAGAAGGTATTCCTGAACGATGTGGAGGCTTACACGGGTGTTGCCGCGGTAGATGCCTTCATAGGTGCCACACAGATATCCGAGACACTTGGAATGGATTATGGTGGTGCGCACGTAATTGAGGATCTTATACGTGGCAAGTCCGTTAACCTTCATGCGATATCCCATGGCACTGACTGTTATCCGCGAAAAGTGCTCGATACTACCCTGACCCTCGAGGACATGAACCAGGCGATCATGATGAATCCCCGTAATGCCTATCAGAAGTACAATGCTGCTACAAACAGCACCAAGAGTACTATTCACACTTATATGGGATCACTTTTACCTTCCTTCGGTAATGTCACCTATTCAGGTGCAGGTGTACTCTCACCACTCTCCAATGATCCTGATTACATGACCATCGGTACCGGTACGAGGATATTCCTGGGCGGCACACAGGGTTACATAACCGGGCAGGGAACACAGCATTCCTCTGGTGGAGGATTTGGTACCATGATGGTCCAGGGTGACCTCAAGAATATGAGTCCCGATTACGTCAGGGCAGCTAACTTCGCCGGATATGGCACTTCACTCTATCTTGGAATGGGTGTCCCTATACCCATCCTCAACGAACAGATCGCACAGGCAACAGCGGTCACAGATGCAGATATCACAACCAATATACTGGACTACGGGGTTCCAAGCAGGGACCGTCCGGCCGTTCGCCAGGTGACTTACGCGGAACTGCGCAGTGGCTCTGTTGAGATAGATGGTCGTGATGTCCCTACATCCTCTATGTCAAGTTTCAAGAAGTCAAGGATGATTGCCTCAGAGCTCAAGGAATGGATCGCAAGGGGTGACTTCTTCGTGTCCATGCCTGCTGAAAGACTCCCAAAGGACGTATCCGCAAGACCTATGAAACAAACAGAAGGTATTGCCCTTGTTTCTGATATTATGGCGGTCAGTGTGGTGACCATTGGCATGGGAGCCAGTATCTATGATGCTGCAAAGACTATAATGGATACCGATTTCAATCATCTTCCTGTTGTCGATGAGAATGAATGCCTTGTGGGGATCATCACCGCATGGGACATATCAAAGGCAGTTTCCCAGAACAAGTTCGATCTTGTGGAGGATATAATGACCCGTAAGGTAATAACGTCAAGTGCTGATGAGAGGGTCGCGGTAGTTGCAAGAAGGATGGACCAGGATTCCGTATCAGCAATGCCTGTGATCAACAAGGGAAGGCGTGTTATTGGAATGATCACCAGTGATGATATCAGTAAACTATATGCCAGGAGGTCATAA
- the trxB gene encoding thioredoxin-disulfide reductase — MHDLIIIGGGPAGLTAAIYAVRYGLDTLVLEKNVVPGQIATADRVENYPGFSSITGMELMQRFKDHAESMGVNVQVTGVKTVKDQGDKKIVITDDGEFEALAVIVATGANPRRLGVPGEDRFLTKGVSYCATCDGPFYAGLEVIVVGGGESAVTDALVLADIASKVYVVHRRDELRACSLLQKRAFDKENISFIWDTEVQEIKGDELVEKVILKNVRTDEITEMNIEGIFIYVGINPNTSMVDVDKTDVGFIVTDEKMESSVSGIFAAGDCRRTSMWQVVTAVSDGAVAAISAHEYILSVRSDT, encoded by the coding sequence ATGCATGATCTTATCATAATAGGTGGAGGTCCGGCAGGTCTGACCGCAGCCATCTATGCGGTACGTTATGGTCTTGACACCCTTGTACTTGAGAAGAACGTTGTTCCCGGTCAGATAGCAACCGCTGACAGGGTGGAGAACTATCCCGGCTTCTCATCGATCACCGGCATGGAATTGATGCAGAGGTTCAAGGACCATGCAGAGAGCATGGGAGTGAATGTACAGGTCACTGGTGTAAAGACCGTTAAGGATCAAGGTGACAAAAAGATAGTTATCACCGATGATGGCGAGTTCGAGGCCCTTGCGGTGATAGTTGCCACCGGCGCCAACCCCAGACGTCTTGGTGTGCCCGGTGAGGACAGATTCCTGACAAAAGGTGTCTCCTATTGTGCCACCTGCGACGGTCCGTTCTATGCTGGTCTGGAGGTTATCGTTGTAGGAGGTGGCGAATCAGCAGTCACTGATGCTCTGGTCCTTGCGGATATCGCCAGCAAGGTCTATGTTGTACACAGGCGTGATGAACTGAGGGCATGTTCTCTGCTTCAGAAAAGGGCATTCGATAAGGAGAATATCAGTTTCATATGGGATACGGAGGTTCAGGAGATCAAAGGCGACGAGCTTGTGGAAAAGGTCATCCTGAAGAACGTGAGGACAGATGAGATAACTGAGATGAATATCGAAGGTATCTTCATTTATGTGGGTATCAATCCGAATACTTCCATGGTGGATGTGGATAAGACGGATGTAGGTTTCATTGTGACCGACGAGAAGATGGAAAGTTCGGTAAGTGGTATATTCGCTGCAGGCGATTGCAGGCGGACTTCCATGTGGCAGGTTGTCACAGCCGTTTCAGACGGAGCGGTTGCTGCAATATCTGCACATGAGTACATCCTGTCTGTAAGGTCTGATACTTAA
- a CDS encoding AIM24 family protein, which produces MSRYSISEFVRNTGQKDLGQGKFELERDRMLELNLNGRAWMKRGAMVAYLGDVKFTREGILEHGLGKMMKKAVTGEGVSLTKAEGNGKVYLADGGKKISILNLNNEAIYVNGNDLLAFEESISWDIKMMKKVAGMMAGGLFNVKLEGTGMVAITTHYDPLTLMVSQDRPVFTDPNATVAWSGNLMPDIKTDISLKTLVGRSSGESIQMAFRGDGFVVIQPYEEIPYVVPQA; this is translated from the coding sequence ATGTCCAGATATTCAATTAGTGAATTTGTGAGGAATACAGGCCAGAAGGACCTTGGTCAGGGCAAGTTCGAACTTGAGCGTGACAGGATGCTGGAGCTTAACCTGAACGGACGTGCATGGATGAAAAGAGGGGCAATGGTTGCATACCTTGGTGATGTGAAATTCACAAGAGAAGGCATACTTGAGCACGGACTTGGAAAAATGATGAAGAAGGCTGTTACAGGAGAGGGTGTCTCCCTTACTAAAGCAGAAGGGAACGGCAAGGTCTATCTTGCAGACGGCGGGAAGAAGATATCCATACTCAACCTGAACAATGAAGCAATATATGTGAACGGTAACGACCTTCTGGCATTCGAGGAAAGCATCAGCTGGGACATCAAGATGATGAAGAAGGTTGCAGGCATGATGGCAGGAGGACTCTTCAACGTCAAGCTCGAAGGAACAGGAATGGTTGCCATCACTACACACTACGACCCGTTGACACTTATGGTCTCACAGGACAGACCGGTGTTCACCGATCCCAATGCAACCGTAGCATGGTCAGGCAATCTTATGCCGGACATTAAAACAGACATATCACTGAAGACCTTAGTAGGAAGGTCAAGCGGTGAAAGCATACAGATGGCTTTCAGGGGAGACGGCTTTGTTGTGATACAGCCTTATGAGGAGATACCTTACGTCGTTCCACAGGCGTAA
- a CDS encoding PAS domain S-box protein codes for MSVDKGAGNCRYGVFPGKMDLAHSDMLSRLDVGVVCLDKDGRFIHFNKTIQDITGITDADVIGKELHELLSSYRYSGNSLLRNLMSAGDQNHGSENTYLKLVTHDGYLKYLTCEQMPCVDENGICNGTIFFIRDETIRTVCSNDRLFSNYEMDTSHLPFVSFLCKGDDTWSVEYVSDNIVQFGYDPAALLSGKLSFADIVHSDHIENIRNAVDSCTDEYFSHEYMILPKHGEPRWVLERSYAVRDDDGNITHFHGAVLDIHERKLAEKELESMNLQERALSTLGSKALSCNNVDALMDYAVELVATTLDIKCCLIMERLSDGRFLLRYGYGVSDWCIGSVIVGGDSASQAGMTVVSGKPLIMRDTEKENRFQVPRFLYEHGILSGVCVIIGSMNSPFGTLCAYADEKRQFSEHDINFLKSVSNILAESIGLRESIGSLELYKKMIGHSNDYIMVLDTVTKKFDHVSDRVIEDLGFSESELMSQNVFEPGCFMRTMDMFDVIRKAADEGTFVVASEFIRKNGTSFPVDISFSFVENEGRIYMVLIGRDVTEREKAHRILHESRTKLSAIFENATDLICLSDLHGRILQINKTMTEFMGYQNGELVDSSLEDLFSPDIRMDVQTIIAEVVSKGSITVEIDMLKKNGDSLPMEIKIQLIEYNDKKRLLSMGRDVSERRLLEEAIRGHAEQLEYSNNIKDMFADVTSHDLISSVSLIEGYVDYLTGVEEDNDKVRILETITASTEKLKRTINSASLFAKMNSSKELELQTMDLRYVYRNSVDRLFERITSRDIDVALNAPDSCPAYMNPIMEEVFFNLLSNAIKYSPEGDEVLVGIESAGDRWKVSVSDHGPGISDEDKSKIFDRFSKASNSDVSGKGLGLAIARLALKCHGEELHVDDNVDGKGSTFWFNVRVSDEFDDFQ; via the coding sequence ATGTCGGTGGATAAAGGGGCTGGTAATTGCAGATATGGAGTATTTCCGGGAAAGATGGATCTGGCTCATTCAGATATGTTGTCCAGGCTCGATGTCGGTGTGGTATGCCTGGATAAAGACGGCAGGTTCATTCATTTCAATAAGACCATTCAGGATATTACGGGTATCACGGATGCAGATGTCATTGGGAAAGAGCTCCATGAGCTTTTAAGTTCATACAGGTACAGTGGTAATTCTCTCCTGCGCAACTTAATGTCAGCAGGGGATCAGAACCACGGATCTGAAAATACCTATCTCAAACTGGTTACACATGATGGCTATCTGAAGTATCTGACATGCGAACAGATGCCATGTGTGGATGAGAATGGCATTTGTAATGGTACTATTTTCTTCATAAGGGACGAGACCATCAGAACAGTGTGCTCGAATGATCGTCTGTTCAGCAATTATGAAATGGATACATCCCATCTTCCCTTCGTTTCCTTTTTGTGTAAAGGGGATGATACCTGGTCGGTGGAGTATGTCTCGGATAACATAGTTCAGTTCGGCTACGATCCGGCTGCTCTCCTATCCGGAAAACTGTCATTTGCCGATATAGTTCATAGTGATCATATTGAAAATATAAGAAATGCTGTTGATTCATGCACTGATGAATATTTCTCGCATGAATATATGATCCTCCCAAAACATGGAGAACCACGCTGGGTACTTGAAAGGTCATATGCTGTGCGTGATGATGATGGCAATATAACTCATTTCCATGGTGCTGTCCTTGACATCCATGAGAGGAAGCTGGCTGAGAAAGAACTTGAAAGTATGAACCTTCAGGAGAGGGCTCTTTCAACACTGGGAAGCAAGGCTCTTTCCTGCAACAATGTGGATGCTCTTATGGACTATGCAGTCGAACTGGTTGCGACCACCCTTGACATTAAATGTTGTTTGATCATGGAAAGGTTGTCAGACGGTCGTTTTCTTTTAAGATATGGATATGGGGTGAGTGATTGGTGTATAGGTTCTGTTATAGTAGGTGGTGATTCCGCTTCCCAGGCGGGAATGACCGTTGTATCGGGAAAACCTCTCATTATGCGTGATACTGAAAAAGAGAACCGTTTCCAGGTCCCTCGTTTTCTTTATGAGCATGGTATCCTGAGTGGGGTATGTGTGATCATCGGCAGTATGAACTCACCATTTGGTACATTATGTGCCTATGCGGATGAGAAAAGACAATTCTCTGAACATGATATCAACTTCCTTAAGTCCGTTTCGAACATCCTTGCAGAATCCATTGGATTACGTGAATCGATCGGTTCACTGGAACTATATAAAAAAATGATAGGGCATTCAAATGACTATATTATGGTCCTTGATACGGTGACAAAGAAGTTCGATCATGTAAGTGACAGAGTTATTGAGGATCTCGGTTTTTCGGAATCCGAACTGATGTCCCAGAATGTATTCGAACCCGGTTGCTTCATGAGAACGATGGATATGTTCGATGTTATCAGGAAAGCAGCTGACGAAGGTACTTTTGTGGTGGCTTCCGAGTTTATAAGAAAGAACGGCACGTCCTTCCCGGTGGACATAAGTTTCTCATTCGTGGAGAACGAAGGCAGGATATACATGGTGCTGATAGGCCGTGATGTCACTGAAAGGGAAAAGGCTCATCGTATCCTTCATGAATCCAGGACCAAGCTGAGTGCTATCTTTGAGAATGCTACTGACCTTATATGTCTGTCCGACCTGCATGGCAGAATACTGCAAATAAATAAGACTATGACAGAATTCATGGGTTACCAGAATGGTGAATTGGTGGACTCATCTTTGGAGGACCTGTTCTCTCCTGACATCAGGATGGATGTACAGACGATCATAGCAGAGGTCGTGAGCAAAGGATCCATTACAGTTGAGATCGATATGTTGAAGAAGAATGGTGATTCCCTTCCTATGGAGATAAAGATCCAGCTGATAGAATACAATGATAAGAAACGCCTTCTTTCAATGGGTCGTGATGTAAGTGAAAGGAGACTGCTGGAAGAGGCAATAAGGGGACATGCAGAGCAGCTTGAATACTCAAATAATATCAAGGATATGTTCGCTGATGTTACCAGCCATGATCTCATAAGTTCAGTATCTCTTATAGAAGGATATGTGGATTATCTTACTGGTGTCGAAGAGGATAATGATAAGGTACGCATCCTTGAAACTATCACGGCTTCCACTGAGAAACTGAAAAGAACGATAAATTCAGCTTCTTTATTTGCAAAGATGAACAGTTCTAAAGAACTGGAACTTCAGACAATGGACCTTCGATATGTTTATCGTAATTCTGTGGACCGTCTCTTTGAAAGGATCACAAGTCGGGATATAGATGTTGCACTTAATGCCCCCGATTCCTGTCCTGCATACATGAATCCTATCATGGAGGAAGTTTTCTTCAACCTGCTGTCAAATGCCATAAAATACTCTCCTGAAGGTGATGAGGTACTTGTTGGTATTGAAAGTGCAGGTGACAGGTGGAAGGTCAGTGTCTCAGATCACGGTCCCGGTATATCGGATGAGGATAAGTCAAAGATATTCGACCGTTTCAGCAAAGCATCGAATTCCGATGTGAGTGGGAAGGGACTTGGACTTGCCATAGCCAGGCTGGCGTTGAAATGTCATGGTGAGGAACTCCACGTCGATGATAATGTGGATGGCAAAGGCAGTACTTTCTGGTTCAATGTACGTGTATCGGATGAGTTCGATGATTTCCAATGA
- a CDS encoding NAD(P)/FAD-dependent oxidoreductase: MTLNGARPMETDYDAFVIGTGVAGSSLAYKLRKAGMKVAIADKDRFGGICAFHGCTPKKILSGAANIVDSGTRMKGKGPECSSTLDWASVVKFKDELVNSLTAPKENAFKKAGIDTYHAEVSFHDRNTLLVGDRLISSKYILLAVGSTSRAIDIPGSDHLTTSDEFLDLEELPENIIFAGGGYISLEFAHIAARTGARVTVIHRGENILKTFDPDLVKMLVKASERAGIRIITGEELRVIRKKNDVLELVTFDKKKGEELTYECDMVVHGLGRVPAIDGLEPEKGEVDIEHGGIAVNEYLQSRSNPSVYAAGDCIIPGPALTPTASLQANVIASNILKENKHTADYSGIASAAFTIPTLAGVGLLEKDATEEHEVLFNDLSNNYSARRTGLGTFASKIIIEKDTGKIVGAHVIGPDAEDIINLFALAIKTGLTSEQVREAMYAYPTSSYDVRYMLR, encoded by the coding sequence GTGACACTTAATGGAGCAAGACCAATGGAAACGGATTATGATGCATTTGTAATAGGTACCGGAGTTGCAGGTTCATCCCTTGCATATAAGCTAAGGAAGGCAGGAATGAAAGTAGCTATTGCCGACAAGGACAGGTTCGGTGGTATCTGTGCATTCCACGGCTGCACCCCTAAGAAGATATTGAGTGGAGCTGCCAATATAGTAGATTCAGGGACCAGGATGAAAGGCAAAGGCCCTGAATGTAGCAGCACACTTGACTGGGCATCGGTCGTCAAATTCAAGGATGAACTTGTCAACTCACTCACCGCTCCAAAGGAAAATGCATTCAAAAAAGCCGGAATAGACACCTATCACGCCGAGGTCAGTTTCCATGACAGGAACACACTTCTTGTAGGGGACAGGCTCATAAGCTCAAAATATATCCTTCTGGCCGTTGGTTCAACATCAAGGGCCATCGACATTCCCGGTTCCGATCATCTCACTACAAGTGATGAATTCCTGGACCTGGAAGAATTACCTGAGAATATCATTTTTGCCGGCGGAGGATACATCTCGCTCGAGTTCGCACATATAGCTGCAAGGACAGGTGCCAGAGTTACTGTAATTCACCGGGGAGAGAACATCCTTAAGACGTTCGACCCGGACCTTGTGAAAATGCTGGTGAAGGCATCAGAGAGAGCAGGCATCAGAATAATTACCGGAGAGGAGCTCAGGGTGATCAGAAAGAAGAACGATGTCCTTGAACTTGTCACTTTTGATAAAAAGAAGGGTGAAGAGCTCACATACGAATGTGATATGGTGGTACACGGACTTGGAAGGGTGCCTGCGATCGACGGACTTGAACCGGAAAAGGGCGAAGTGGATATCGAACACGGAGGGATTGCCGTGAACGAATACCTGCAAAGCAGATCGAACCCATCGGTATATGCAGCAGGGGACTGCATCATTCCCGGACCTGCACTTACTCCCACTGCCAGCCTTCAGGCAAATGTGATCGCATCCAATATACTGAAAGAGAACAAACATACTGCCGATTACTCCGGAATAGCATCAGCAGCGTTCACCATACCTACACTTGCAGGTGTTGGTCTGCTGGAAAAGGATGCGACTGAGGAACACGAGGTACTCTTCAATGACCTCAGCAATAATTATTCTGCAAGGAGGACGGGTCTTGGGACCTTCGCCTCCAAGATCATAATCGAAAAAGATACCGGGAAAATAGTCGGAGCACATGTGATCGGACCTGATGCGGAGGATATCATCAATCTCTTCGCCCTTGCGATCAAAACAGGACTTACATCGGAACAGGTAAGGGAAGCTATGTACGCATATCCGACAAGCAGCTATGATGTCAGGTACATGCTCAGATGA
- a CDS encoding 4Fe-4S binding protein — MKIKINISSDILTKPIMAEAILETGVLLNISQAHFDRSHGEVVADVEKDKFELMCKALMDRGAKVTKLDTPIRWDENECVECSACISVCPTKVFALADDFSLEVDETKCIQCATCVDMCPHNALSLENNK, encoded by the coding sequence ATGAAGATCAAGATCAACATCTCAAGTGATATCCTGACAAAGCCTATAATGGCAGAGGCTATTCTTGAGACAGGCGTGCTGCTTAACATCTCCCAGGCACATTTCGACCGTTCCCACGGTGAGGTTGTTGCTGATGTGGAAAAGGACAAGTTCGAGCTTATGTGTAAGGCACTTATGGACAGGGGTGCAAAGGTCACGAAGCTGGATACTCCTATCAGATGGGATGAGAATGAATGCGTTGAATGCAGTGCATGTATCTCCGTCTGCCCTACAAAGGTTTTCGCACTGGCTGATGATTTCAGTCTGGAAGTTGACGAGACAAAGTGCATCCAGTGCGCAACATGTGTTGATATGTGTCCTCACAATGCGCTGTCACTTGAGAATAACAAGTGA
- a CDS encoding transposase — MEDICTVYKGVLFEDSIRNYVGKDNVSICRLLHSLNIDDIAQHVENNYYSNKDWHFKYRVSSMIKLTIVMCFRKLSFDKTISSLTDEEALLLRFVNTNDDISMPTGATLHHFVKYRLGENGFREIMQKVASRILDLTSSKDLKTDSTPIEASRYDKHSDYNPHYNCKMDKAHITLIGTCPLYMTYTKGLAHDSPQLEQHIEFLKRLNPEVDSYALDGAYDSFTNYADIWNDLNVNPTISLPSDAVVSEEGRIERINHWMNKMWKSGGDPHFPLNRKLKFLYKHGRSKQVGMYLRNQNMEDAEFQKKKGTRQDCERFHKHVKHILKFDVRSIRKGSRELYVTMNFVVYQLMLIANLQNKVKNPNSFANYV; from the coding sequence ATGGAGGATATTTGTACTGTGTATAAAGGAGTCCTCTTTGAGGACTCCATTCGAAACTACGTTGGTAAAGATAATGTGTCAATTTGCCGGTTGCTACATTCTCTTAATATCGATGATATCGCACAGCATGTTGAAAACAACTACTATTCCAATAAAGACTGGCATTTCAAGTATCGTGTTTCTTCTATGATAAAACTCACCATTGTCATGTGTTTCAGAAAACTCTCATTTGACAAAACTATCTCATCGCTAACAGATGAAGAAGCTCTGCTTCTTCGTTTTGTTAATACGAACGATGATATTTCAATGCCAACTGGAGCAACACTTCACCACTTTGTGAAATACAGGTTAGGAGAAAATGGATTCCGGGAAATAATGCAAAAAGTAGCTTCGAGAATACTAGATCTAACATCTTCAAAGGACCTAAAAACAGATTCAACACCTATTGAAGCTTCTAGGTACGACAAGCATAGTGATTATAATCCGCATTATAACTGTAAAATGGATAAAGCGCATATCACATTAATCGGAACTTGTCCATTGTACATGACGTATACAAAGGGACTGGCACATGATTCTCCACAACTGGAACAGCATATTGAGTTCTTGAAAAGATTGAATCCTGAAGTTGATTCATATGCTTTGGATGGTGCATATGATTCATTCACTAACTACGCAGATATCTGGAATGATCTTAATGTGAATCCTACAATATCCCTTCCTTCTGATGCTGTTGTCAGTGAGGAAGGAAGAATAGAGAGAATCAATCATTGGATGAACAAGATGTGGAAAAGTGGGGGAGACCCCCACTTTCCACTTAACAGAAAATTGAAGTTCCTCTACAAACATGGAAGGTCAAAGCAAGTTGGAATGTATCTAAGAAATCAGAACATGGAGGATGCAGAATTCCAGAAGAAAAAAGGGACAAGACAAGATTGTGAAAGGTTTCACAAGCATGTGAAGCATATTCTCAAATTTGATGTTAGATCAATCAGAAAAGGAAGCAGAGAACTCTATGTTACCATGAACTTTGTTGTTTATCAATTGATGCTGATTGCAAATTTGCAAAACAAGGTCAAAAATCCAAATTCATTTGCAAATTATGTGTGA
- a CDS encoding MM0924 family protein gives MQPFIVGHLMGKDVSVYCGGILTFRGTVKACCDGVLTLEITDERYSHISVDRIITITPDDLPDNS, from the coding sequence ATACAGCCATTCATCGTCGGCCATCTTATGGGAAAAGATGTTTCTGTTTATTGCGGAGGGATCCTCACATTCAGAGGGACCGTGAAGGCCTGTTGTGATGGAGTACTTACGCTTGAGATCACAGATGAGCGTTATTCACACATATCTGTTGACAGGATAATCACGATAACACCTGACGACCTGCCGGATAATAGCTGA
- a CDS encoding UPF0280 family protein yields MKEHFRLKETIVTIQADDLSYIEIAKEAIREKRSELESYIASDPFFQSTLEPYDVEGDFPEVVRRMIEAGNAMGIGPMSAVAGTISSFAVEAMVEAGATFAIVDNGGDIAIINDRPVLMGIYAGNSPLKDIGFVMEARDSITGVCTSSGSVGPSISFGMADAAVVFSDNVSLADSAATALGNGTDIGKEAVERSFDVVKDVQGIKGAIVIQGEFMGFWGDVPEIQKADVRYECITKG; encoded by the coding sequence ATGAAAGAACATTTCAGACTTAAAGAGACCATCGTGACCATTCAGGCCGATGACCTCTCCTATATTGAAATAGCTAAGGAAGCTATCAGGGAGAAACGAAGCGAACTTGAGTCCTACATAGCCTCAGACCCGTTCTTCCAGAGCACCCTTGAACCCTATGATGTTGAAGGTGACTTCCCGGAGGTCGTCAGGAGGATGATCGAAGCCGGAAATGCCATGGGTATCGGTCCCATGAGTGCTGTTGCAGGCACTATCTCCTCTTTTGCGGTGGAAGCCATGGTTGAGGCTGGTGCGACCTTTGCGATAGTGGACAACGGTGGGGATATTGCCATCATCAATGACCGCCCGGTCCTGATGGGAATCTATGCAGGTAATTCTCCACTGAAGGATATAGGTTTTGTAATGGAAGCACGTGATTCCATTACAGGTGTATGTACCTCTTCCGGCAGTGTCGGCCCTTCGATCAGTTTCGGGATGGCCGATGCGGCAGTTGTTTTCTCTGACAATGTATCGCTGGCAGATTCCGCAGCTACAGCTCTTGGTAACGGAACTGATATAGGTAAGGAAGCTGTGGAAAGGTCCTTCGATGTTGTGAAGGATGTTCAGGGTATCAAAGGTGCCATTGTCATTCAGGGTGAGTTCATGGGATTCTGGGGCGACGTGCCTGAGATACAGAAGGCCGATGTAAGGTATGAGTGTATAACTAAAGGTTGA